In Deltaproteobacteria bacterium, the genomic stretch AAGGCATCTAAGCGGGAAGCCCACCTCAAGATTAGATATCCCTCCCTGATGGCAACATCAGGGGTAAGACCCCAGGGAGAACACCTGGTTGATAGGCCGGATGTGTAAGTCCAGTAATGGATTTAGCTAACCGGTACTAATCGGTCGAGAGGCTTGACCACTAACTTTACGGATAAGGGTTGTACTCCTTGCCCCTATGTGGTTTATAGATTGAGGCTTACTTTATTTAGTGGGTAAAGAGATGTTCCCGGTGACCACAGCGGAGGGGAAACACCCGTTCCCATTCCGAATACGGAAGTTAAGCCCTCCAGCGCCGATGGTACTGCCCCTTGAGGGGTGGGAGAGTAGGTCATTGCCGGGGACGTTAATTTTTAATTAAAGGGGTCAGATATTGAAGGATAAGCCTTCAAGAGCTGACCTCTAATCTGATTGGGCGGGAATAACTCAGCGGTAGAGTGCGACCTTGCCAAGGTCGAAGTCGCGGGTTCAAATCCCGTTTCCCGCTCCAGAGGCGGCGTAGCCAAGGGGTAAGGCGACGGTCTGCAAAACCGTTATTCACCAGTTCAAATCTGGTCGCCGCCTCCAGTAATTTCGAGGGGTTAGGCAATTCTGCCTAACCCCGCTTTTTTTGCTACCATTTTGTTATCATCTGCTACCTGGAGTGAGGTCAAGGTCGTCCTGCTGGTTTTATTTGAGATTAAATTGTCAATGAGATATAATTGACGTGAAATTTCAAGTTTGACTTTAAGGAGGGAATTAGAATGGAGATAGCTCCAAAGATTACAGTAGACAAAAATGTTCGTTTCGGTAGGCCTGTAATAAAGGGTACTCGTGTTCCTGTGGATTTGATCCTTGGTAAGTTGGCAGGTGGGATGAGTTATGAAGAGGTTATGGCCGAATACGATTTAACTAGAGAAGACATATTAGCTGCTTTGGATTATGCTGCGAAACACCTTTTAGGTGAAGAAGTAAGAGCTTTGGGTTAAGATGCTTAAGTTTTTGATTGACGAAGATTTGCCCAGATCCACAGCGGAGGTTTTAAGGGCTAAGGGCTTTGAGGTCTTGGATGTACGTGATTGTGGTTTAAGAGGTAAGAGAGATGATGAGATATTTAGATTTGCGCAAAAAGAAGGGGCTATAATTTTGACAGGAGATATAGGTTTTGGGAATCTTTT encodes the following:
- a CDS encoding DUF433 domain-containing protein, which codes for MEIAPKITVDKNVRFGRPVIKGTRVPVDLILGKLAGGMSYEEVMAEYDLTREDILAALDYAAKHLLGEEVRALG
- a CDS encoding DUF5615 family PIN-like protein; its protein translation is MLKFLIDEDLPRSTAEVLRAKGFEVLDVRDCGLRGKRDDEIFRFAQKEGAIILTGDIGFGNLLRFPLGSHCGIVIAHFPNEISTAEQNHQIVMAFDKISEADFKSNLIILEPGKIRIRRVK